One part of the Cyprinus carpio isolate SPL01 chromosome B12, ASM1834038v1, whole genome shotgun sequence genome encodes these proteins:
- the fbxw10 gene encoding CMT1A duplicated region transcript 1 protein: MTEVKCLRGESGDSVLEWSCTGEDDEFSICGRCQSCVLSEKLHHSTQWMKKAGGASQRRFLTGVLVRCHSLQILENLQSVLQVTSGKDFTYARSRGQLSRAEDSVGTMYGALDTKLKGMDTLDTWEWFRTSPDWIKSKYVLGLLSLCDTSLLHMLGNLVHILIVWEKHNFLKFSSPDLSVTQSRVSYHSESDNTDLDLLIQACSVYEPADRPQEAHQGSQTDLLKQELSEQLNDSKSLKSICDVVELDVPNVDPWNRRTKGQDSDSDCSDDPDPALTVVPRSSKSLSGVSRHRDFVRSLPVDIAKRILGLLDKVSLYSCRRVSMHWQWLTEEVLTELEVKKSVEKQAMILQGNSASKVNPNYAKICEVVVPVSEEDKHFQHGESFPKHKLLQEQDLDSIYKGFKTKTVQLEERNVYCGVYNISVLLEREDPSRVMHYAGGQLVAVGSKDRIIRLLHVPSLEEIPPVIQGHAGSIRAVLVCEERDLVISASYDLSIRCWNLKTGVCMIIFHGHFGTVNCLDLNEDRLVSGAKDCRVKVWNLLTGKCVENLKFKHLKPIMCVKINETLVISSCAGGQIRIWSMETASLVRQISGHQGAVLCLCINQWHILSGGSDGVVKAWSTNSSFKKCLRIFQHPKEVLTMSFLFLRIITGCMDGKIRIFNFLTGDCLRVIKTNIKQCPVLSLHTHHNTVVVNNRSSVLMLQFAEVHWDYSASAVRNFFEQSHVSPENVLRSAERMPRGSSSRLKSRSHHFKSLSTPSMQRAQDAQQESTRAATRSQLQACRHSRASISPQSESHARPRSVLSAGRPISGYKDFQNRVSQTQSTSTSSLDKKTFDTKRSVLSQSEKAARDRVRKRGPHHPMTQDLILLSTSSAQYHDLARSNMELNARVRDAWGPDSSKEPAFQTTTKKTSEIHTPFTTHSVDLSPQSSSQSRQTCFTPHSLPKQSQRSFKVVRPRTNTICPLNSTSPEDGKTPQRLFMRRTSMPTHCNEDFEMTNKSSSYHVPLNPFRERGDFQLRTDTQLEAYIQECTRQEQIHKHSSGDDQGKTIWKHSHCQQ, from the exons ATGACTGAAGTGAAATGTTTAAGGGGAGAATCTGGTGATTCGGTGCTCGAATGGTCTTGTACAGGAGAGGATGATGAGTTCAGTATTTGTGGACGCTGTCAGTCGTGTGTCCTCTCTGAGAAACTGCACCACTCCACCCAATGGATGAAAAAGGCTGGAGGAGCATCCCAGAGGAGGTTTCTCACTGGCGTCCTGGTGCGCTGCCACAGTCTTCAAATCCTGGAGAATCTTCAGAGTGTTTTACAAGTCACATCAGGCAAGGATTTCACATATGCCAGGTCCAGAGGCCAGCTCAGCCGAGCCGAGGACTCTGTAGGTACAATGTATGGAGCTCTGGACACAAAACTGAAAGGAATGGACACGTTGGACACTTGGGAATGGTTTAGGACGAGCCCAGACTGGATCAAGTCCAAGTATGTGCTGGGGCTCTTGTCTTTATGTGACACCTCTCTTTTGCACATGTTAGGAAATCTGGTGCATATCCTGATTGTTTGGGAGAAACACAATTTTCTAAAATTCAGCAGTCCCG ATCTTTCAGTTACACAGTCACGAGTCTCCTACCATTCAGAATCTGACAACACAGATCTAGATCTTCTCATCCAAGCATGTTCTGTATATGAGCCAGCTGACCGGCCTCAAGAAGCTCACCAGGGCAGTCAAACAGATCTCTTAAAACAGGAGCTTTCAGAACAGT TGAATGACTCCAAGTCTCTCAAGAGTATCTGTGATGTGGTTGAGCTGGACGTTCCGAATGTAGACCCCTGGAACAGAAGAACAAAAGGCCAAGATTCAGACTCTGACTGTTCGGATGATCCAGATCCTGCCCTCACTGTTGTCCCCAGGTCCTCAAAATCTCTGTCAGGGGTCAGCCGTCATAGAGATTTTGTTCGAAGCCTGCCAGTCGACATTGCAAAGAGGATTTTAG GGCTTTTGGATAAGGTCTCACTGTACAGCTGCAGGCGTGTGTCCATGCACTGGCAGTGGCTAACGGAGGAGGTCTTAACTGAATTGGAAGTAAAGAAGAGTGTTGAGAAACAGGCCATGATTCTGCAG GGTAACTCCGCATCTAAGGTCAACCCTAATTATGCaaagatctgtgaagttgtaGTGCCAGTCAGTGAGGAGGACAAGCACTTTCAGCATGGAGAATCTTTCCCCAAACATAAGCTG TTACAAGAGCAAGATTTGGATTCTATCTACAAAGGCTTTAAAACCAAGACAGTCCAATTGGAAGAACGCAACGTGTACTGTGGAGTGTATAACATATCAGTCCTGTTGGAAAG AGAAGATCCCAGTAGAGTGATGCATTATGCTGGGGGGCAGTTAGTTGCGGTTGGCTCCAAGGACCGCATAATCAGGTTGCTGCATGTCCCATCACTAGAAGAGATTCCTCCAGTGATCCAAGGACATGCAGGTAGTATAAGAGCAGTGCTAGTTTGTGAAGAAAGAGACCTAGTTATCAGCGCCAGCTATGACCTCAGTATCAG GTGCTGGAATCTGAAGACAGGTGTATGTATGATCATTTTTCATGGACATTTTGGCACTGTAAACTGCCTGGATTTGAATGAAGATAGACTGGTGTCTGGAGCCAAAGACTGTAGAGTTAAAG TGTGGAACCTACTGACAGGGAAATGTGTTGAGAATCTGAAGTTTAAACACCTTAAACCAATCATGTGTGTGAAGATTAATGAAACACTGGTGATCAGCAGCTGTGCTGGAGGTCAGATCAGAATATGGAGCATGGAGACAGCATCACTTGTAAGG CAAATCAGTGGCCACCAGGGGGCAGTGCTGTGTCTGTGCATCAATCAGTGGCATATCCTCTCTGGGGGTTCAGATGGGGTGGTCAAGGCATGGAGCACCAACTCTAGCTTCAAGAAGTGCCTGAGGATCTTCCAGCATCCGAA AGAGGTGTTGACCATGTCTTTCCTGTTCCTGCGGATCATTACCGGCTGCATGGACGGAAAGATCCGGATCTTCAACTTCTTAACTGGAGACTGCCTGAGAGTTATTAAGACAAACATAAAGCAATGCCCTGTCCTTTCTCTGCACACGCACCACAACAC TGTGGTTGTAAACAACAGAAGCAGTGTTCTGATGCTTCAGTTTGCGGAGGTTCACTGGGACTACTCTGCCAGTGCTGTGAGGAATTTTTTCGAGCAGTCCCACGTCTCCCCTGAGAATGTGCTTCGGAGTGCTGAACGGATGCCTCGAGGGAGCTCATCCAGACTAAAAAGTCGTTCCCACCATTTTAAGAGCCTCTCAACCCCCAGTATGCAGCGTGCACAAG ATGCTCAGCAGGAGTCCACAAGGGCGGCGACGAGGAGTCAACTCCAGGCTTGTCGTCACAGCAGGGCCTCAATCAGCCCACAGTCTGAGTCCCACGCCAGGCCTCGATCTGTTCTTTCAGCAGGCAGGCCTATCAGTGGATACAAGGACTTTCAAAACAGAGTCAGCCAGACACAAAGCACTTCCACCAGCAGCTTGG ATAAGAAGACTTTTGACACCAAACGCTCAGTTCTCAGCCAGAGTGAGAAGGCAGCCCGAGACAGGGTGAGAAAGCGAGGTCCTCACCACCCAATGACCCAAGACCTAATTCTACTAAGTACCAGCAGCGCCCAGTACCATGACCTGGCAAGGTCCAACATGGAGCTGAATGCCAGAGTACGAGATGCCTGGGGACCTGATTCCTCCAAAGAGCCAGCATTTCAAACCACCACCAAAAAAACCTCCGAAATCCATACCCCATTCACTACCCATAGCGTTGACCTCAGCCCTCAGAGCTCCTCACAGTCCAGACAGACCTGCTTCACACCCCACTCCCTTCCCAAACAATCCCAGAGATCATTCAAAGTAGTTAGGCCTAGAACAAACACGATTTGCCCACTGAATTCGACTTCCCCTGAAGATGGCAAGACACCACAACGATTGTTTATGAGGCGAACCTCCATGCCCACACATTGCAATGAAGATTTTGAAATGACCAACAAGTCCAGTTCATATCATGTCCCACTAAACCCCTTCAGGGAGCGTGGAGACTTTCAGCTGAGGACAGACACTCAACTGGAGGCTTACATTCAGGAGTGTACCAGACAGGAGCAGATTCACAAACATAGCAGTGGTGATGACCAAGGTAAAACTATTTGGAAGCACAGTCATTGTCAGCAGTAA